The following proteins are co-located in the Microbulbifer sp. VAAF005 genome:
- a CDS encoding DUF2069 domain-containing protein, giving the protein MNDSVQRKLKIALRINWICYIGMLVLFVAWNLFLEGGSLFLWCLQTIPLLLVLPGLLKQHYRSYLWLCFILLLYITASIVDVMMPTRGWQDGVLVVLSLILFFSSMMSSRWHRMQ; this is encoded by the coding sequence GTGAACGATTCTGTACAGCGCAAGCTCAAGATAGCGCTGCGAATTAACTGGATTTGTTATATCGGCATGCTCGTACTGTTTGTCGCCTGGAATCTATTCCTCGAAGGCGGCTCATTATTCCTGTGGTGCTTGCAGACCATACCACTGCTGTTGGTACTACCCGGGTTACTAAAGCAGCACTATCGTAGCTATCTGTGGCTCTGTTTTATTCTTTTGCTGTATATCACTGCCAGTATTGTCGACGTAATGATGCCTACACGCGGCTGGCAGGATGGCGTACTGGTAGTCCTTAGCCTTATCCTATTCTTTTCATCAATGATGAGCAGCCGCTGGCATCGCATGCAATAA
- a CDS encoding O-succinylhomoserine sulfhydrylase, protein MFEDDGYALETLAVRAGQVRSPEGEHSEALYLTSSYVFPSAAEAAARFSGESSGNVYSRYTNPTVRTFEERIAALEGGEAAVATASGMAAILSICMALLKSGDHVICSRSVFGTTTALFGRYMEKFGVRVSYVDLTDMDAWKQAVDGSTKLLFMETPSNPLCEVADIRALAQVAHSAGAMLVVDNCFCTPALQRPLSMGADIVVHSATKFLDGQGRALGGVAVGRKEVMDELVVFLRTAGPSMSPFNAWVFLKGLETLKLRMQAHCTNALDLAWWLDEQEMVEKVNYTGLPKHPQHRLAREQQDAFGAVLSFTVRGGREAAWKVIDNCKILSCTANLGDAKTTIVHPATTTHGRLSDEDKARAGITENLIRVSVGLENVEDLKRDLMRGLSQL, encoded by the coding sequence ATGTTTGAAGACGACGGTTACGCTCTGGAAACCCTGGCGGTGCGCGCCGGCCAGGTTCGCTCACCGGAAGGAGAGCACTCCGAGGCACTTTACCTCACCTCCAGTTATGTTTTCCCCTCCGCTGCAGAGGCTGCTGCGCGCTTTTCTGGCGAAAGCTCCGGCAACGTCTACTCCCGCTATACCAACCCCACAGTACGCACTTTTGAAGAGCGCATCGCTGCTCTCGAAGGCGGTGAAGCTGCGGTAGCCACTGCTAGCGGCATGGCTGCCATTCTCAGTATTTGTATGGCGCTACTGAAAAGTGGCGACCACGTTATCTGTTCCCGCAGTGTTTTCGGCACCACCACGGCTTTATTTGGCCGTTATATGGAAAAGTTCGGCGTGCGGGTGAGCTATGTCGATTTGACCGATATGGATGCCTGGAAGCAGGCCGTAGATGGTTCCACCAAGCTGCTGTTTATGGAGACGCCTTCCAACCCTCTGTGTGAAGTAGCCGATATCCGCGCGTTGGCACAGGTCGCCCACAGCGCTGGTGCCATGCTGGTGGTCGACAACTGTTTTTGTACCCCGGCACTGCAGCGACCTCTATCCATGGGCGCCGATATTGTGGTGCACTCCGCAACCAAATTCCTCGACGGCCAGGGGCGGGCCCTGGGCGGTGTTGCCGTTGGTCGCAAGGAAGTAATGGATGAGTTGGTGGTTTTCCTGCGCACTGCTGGACCGAGCATGAGCCCGTTTAATGCTTGGGTATTCCTCAAAGGGCTGGAAACTTTAAAGTTGCGTATGCAGGCGCATTGCACCAATGCACTCGACTTGGCTTGGTGGCTCGATGAGCAGGAGATGGTGGAGAAGGTAAATTACACCGGCTTGCCTAAACACCCCCAACACCGCCTAGCGCGGGAACAGCAGGACGCTTTTGGCGCAGTGCTGAGTTTTACTGTGCGCGGTGGTCGCGAAGCTGCCTGGAAAGTGATCGACAATTGTAAAATCCTCTCCTGCACTGCCAACTTGGGGGATGCAAAAACCACTATTGTGCACCCTGCCACGACAACCCACGGCCGCCTTAGTGATGAAGATAAGGCTCGCGCCGGAATTACCGAAAATTTGATTCGTGTTTCGGTAGGGCTGGAAAATGTTGAGGACCTCAAGCGCGACCTGATGCGTGGATTATCCCAGTTATAA
- the wrbA gene encoding NAD(P)H:quinone oxidoreductase, translated as MDRDNEGYVLILYYSRTGATARMATELARGVEASGITARLRTVPGVSPDTEASEPPVPSEGAPYCTIEDLRNCSGLLMGSPTRFGNMASPLRYFLDQTSDIWLDGSLTGKPAAVFTATGSLHGGQETTLVSMMLPLLHHGMLIAGIPYSEAALMRTRTGGTPYGASHWSGEHATSLSDDEVTLCRALGKRVGSLAQTLDNSHNGDN; from the coding sequence ATGGATCGGGACAACGAAGGCTATGTCCTCATCCTCTACTACAGCCGCACCGGCGCCACAGCGCGCATGGCCACCGAACTGGCTCGCGGCGTAGAGGCCAGCGGGATTACCGCTCGCCTGCGCACCGTGCCTGGCGTATCCCCAGACACCGAAGCCAGCGAGCCGCCGGTCCCCTCCGAAGGCGCCCCCTACTGTACAATCGAGGACCTGCGCAATTGCTCCGGTTTACTGATGGGCAGCCCCACCCGCTTTGGCAACATGGCCTCTCCGCTGCGCTATTTCCTTGACCAAACCAGTGATATTTGGCTCGATGGCAGCCTTACCGGTAAGCCGGCTGCGGTATTTACCGCCACTGGCAGTCTTCACGGTGGTCAGGAAACTACGCTGGTATCCATGATGCTGCCGCTGCTGCACCACGGCATGTTGATCGCCGGCATCCCGTACTCCGAAGCCGCCTTAATGCGCACCCGCACTGGCGGCACACCCTATGGTGCCTCACACTGGTCCGGTGAACACGCCACATCGCTTTCCGATGACGAAGTAACCCTGTGCCGGGCACTGGGCAAGCGAGTCGGCAGCCTGGCACAGACGCTGGATAATTCGCATAACGGCGACAACTAG
- a CDS encoding DUF3175 domain-containing protein, translating into MVSVKSAKWSQRVTTNSHALDLEAGVFSLDDPKAIAKSLKSAAEASQQRKSEPFRSAMSMLTFYINRAGPHLPVRRRRILEAAKNELRELYGRPRRH; encoded by the coding sequence TTGGTATCAGTAAAAAGTGCCAAATGGTCACAGAGAGTCACGACAAACAGCCATGCGCTGGACCTTGAAGCCGGTGTATTTAGCCTGGATGATCCAAAAGCGATAGCCAAATCCCTGAAGAGTGCAGCTGAGGCCAGTCAGCAGCGCAAATCAGAGCCTTTCCGCTCAGCCATGTCTATGCTCACTTTTTATATCAATCGTGCGGGTCCCCATTTGCCTGTGCGCAGGCGCAGAATCCTGGAGGCCGCGAAAAATGAATTGCGTGAGCTTTATGGGCGTCCGCGCCGGCATTGA
- a CDS encoding DUF58 domain-containing protein, whose product MSVSSSSRSTSRNPLHMLVQSWRGLTQRWLSRRAPRARAITLNHSRLFILPTRAGLGFLLVIALLWLLGTNYENNLVFALTFLLVSILAVLPLHTFANLSGVHLRLLDTRAAFAGDFAEAEINVSCEGKREREWLELSWPPEQGSRVDLCEQKSADICISMPVVKRGRVQAPRLRVESRFPLGLFRCWSRIDLDVEFLVYPRPISAGPLPVGEAIAEGKFGEVQRGGEDYAALKPYQAGDSLRHVAWKQYAAGRDLYSKDYERKTDTRLWLDWDLLEGKGVEMRLSNLCDWVLQAEKQSVAYGLRLPGVSLEPSLGAEHRQQVLQALALYPGRGQ is encoded by the coding sequence ATGAGTGTGAGTTCCTCCAGTCGAAGCACTTCCCGCAACCCCCTGCATATGCTGGTGCAGTCTTGGCGTGGCCTGACGCAGCGCTGGCTTAGTCGCCGGGCACCGAGGGCCCGTGCTATCACTTTGAATCACAGTCGTTTATTTATTCTGCCCACTCGCGCAGGCCTGGGTTTCTTGTTGGTGATTGCACTTTTATGGCTACTGGGCACCAATTATGAAAACAACCTGGTTTTCGCTCTGACATTTTTGTTGGTTAGCATTTTGGCGGTGCTGCCACTACACACCTTTGCCAATTTAAGTGGCGTGCACTTGCGCCTTCTGGATACCCGGGCAGCTTTTGCTGGTGATTTTGCCGAGGCGGAAATTAATGTCAGTTGTGAGGGCAAGCGGGAGCGGGAATGGCTCGAGCTGAGTTGGCCACCGGAGCAGGGCAGTCGCGTGGATTTGTGCGAGCAGAAAAGTGCGGATATTTGTATCTCTATGCCGGTAGTAAAACGTGGGCGAGTGCAGGCACCTCGGTTGAGGGTTGAAAGTCGTTTCCCTCTCGGGTTATTTCGCTGCTGGAGCCGCATTGACCTGGATGTCGAATTTTTGGTCTACCCCCGCCCTATCTCTGCAGGCCCATTACCTGTAGGCGAAGCTATCGCCGAGGGAAAGTTTGGCGAAGTGCAGCGGGGTGGAGAGGACTATGCTGCGCTGAAACCCTATCAAGCGGGTGATTCCCTTCGTCATGTAGCCTGGAAGCAATATGCGGCCGGGCGCGATCTCTACAGTAAGGATTACGAGCGCAAAACTGACACGCGGTTGTGGCTCGATTGGGATTTGCTCGAAGGCAAGGGTGTGGAAATGCGTTTGAGCAATCTCTGTGACTGGGTCCTGCAAGCGGAAAAACAAAGCGTTGCTTATGGTTTGCGCCTGCCTGGCGTTTCGCTAGAACCCTCGCTGGGGGCTGAACATCGGCAGCAGGTTTTACAGGCATTGGCTCTGTACCCGGGGCGAGGCCAGTGA
- a CDS encoding DUF3488 and transglutaminase-like domain-containing protein, which translates to MIANKDLLPRESLLWIFAAQFVALLPQFTMLPLWVAFAWAFAVFWRLEVFRGRKDLPGRTLKITVIALTLAGLALSYRRWFALEPMIALLAISFTLKNLELVSRRDAFVSLLLAYFVAATLFVQEQTIPYALYGLFSVLVITAALAAQLGQFSASPRRALGLSMRLMAQATPLMVLLFLVMPRLGPLWSVPQNTSAGRTGVSDSMAPGDFTELSKSSKPTLRISFDGPVPPPEQRYWRGLVYSEFNGRTWRQGYGVDPRNGGRVYWKSGEQVLPQVGPRYRYQVIQEASRSPWLFAMAQPASESPGVGETADDRLVKRTPVFNRFSYQVSSWPRETLPTPTSLSNVERRRNLQLPSYGNNRTRQWMASLRGQGLSAEAVSSQLLTHFNNAFTYTLNPPALGGDTIDEFLFDSQQGFCEHFAGSYVFAMRAAGVPARVVAGYQGGEWVSGEEYLLVREYDAHAWAEIWLDDRGWQRVDPTAAVAPERVRDGLESAAGEEFMQDSLFPLHRFGILSQLRLQWDMINYRWYQTVVSFNADRQQNLLQRIFGDLSPMRMALLLGVPIFVLLLGISFWAARTAGRPKLTPAEKLYQRFCQRMARNGIRRRSGETAGNYARRIAEERVELANYAGAVTEAFEAVSYGGDARALKKLRQLSSWYFWLRHSANMTPHKRELAGY; encoded by the coding sequence ATGATTGCGAATAAGGATTTATTGCCCAGGGAGAGTTTGCTGTGGATTTTTGCCGCCCAGTTTGTCGCCCTGTTGCCGCAATTCACAATGCTTCCTCTGTGGGTGGCTTTTGCTTGGGCCTTTGCGGTTTTTTGGCGTCTGGAAGTCTTTCGCGGGCGCAAGGACTTACCGGGGCGAACGCTAAAAATAACAGTGATTGCACTGACGTTGGCAGGACTGGCTCTTTCCTACCGGCGCTGGTTTGCTCTAGAGCCAATGATCGCATTGTTGGCAATTTCCTTTACCCTGAAAAATCTTGAGTTGGTCAGTCGCAGGGATGCCTTTGTCAGCTTGCTGCTGGCCTATTTCGTTGCTGCAACCCTGTTTGTCCAGGAGCAGACCATCCCCTACGCGCTTTACGGCCTGTTTAGTGTGTTAGTGATTACTGCAGCCCTGGCGGCACAGTTGGGGCAGTTCAGCGCGAGTCCGCGCCGGGCTCTCGGATTGTCTATGCGTTTGATGGCGCAGGCCACACCGCTGATGGTGCTGTTGTTTTTGGTTATGCCGAGGCTGGGGCCGCTCTGGTCAGTACCGCAAAATACTTCCGCTGGGCGCACTGGAGTCAGTGATTCGATGGCCCCGGGAGACTTTACTGAGCTTTCCAAATCCAGCAAGCCAACCCTGCGCATCTCCTTTGATGGGCCGGTTCCCCCTCCTGAACAACGCTATTGGAGAGGGTTGGTGTACTCGGAATTTAATGGTCGAACCTGGCGTCAAGGTTATGGAGTAGATCCTCGCAATGGCGGGCGGGTGTATTGGAAGAGTGGTGAACAGGTACTGCCACAAGTGGGGCCCCGTTATCGCTATCAGGTAATTCAGGAGGCGAGTCGGAGCCCCTGGTTGTTCGCTATGGCGCAGCCGGCTTCGGAGAGCCCGGGCGTTGGAGAGACTGCGGATGATCGCCTGGTAAAGCGGACCCCGGTTTTTAACCGCTTTTCCTATCAGGTTAGTTCCTGGCCGAGGGAAACCCTGCCGACTCCAACTTCTCTCAGTAATGTGGAGCGGCGCAGGAATCTGCAGCTTCCCAGTTATGGTAATAACCGTACCCGCCAGTGGATGGCTTCCCTGCGGGGTCAGGGGCTCAGTGCTGAGGCGGTTTCCTCCCAGCTGCTGACGCACTTCAACAACGCTTTCACTTATACCTTGAATCCCCCGGCACTGGGAGGCGATACCATCGATGAATTCCTTTTCGATAGCCAACAGGGGTTCTGTGAGCACTTTGCCGGTAGTTACGTGTTTGCCATGCGCGCAGCGGGAGTGCCGGCGCGGGTGGTGGCAGGGTATCAAGGTGGCGAGTGGGTGAGTGGCGAAGAGTACCTGCTGGTACGGGAATACGATGCCCACGCCTGGGCTGAAATCTGGCTTGATGATCGCGGCTGGCAGCGTGTAGACCCCACTGCGGCAGTGGCACCAGAGCGTGTACGCGACGGTCTGGAGAGTGCAGCCGGTGAGGAGTTTATGCAGGACTCCCTATTTCCCTTGCACCGTTTCGGTATTCTCAGCCAGTTGCGTTTGCAGTGGGATATGATCAACTACCGTTGGTATCAAACCGTAGTGAGCTTCAATGCCGACCGGCAACAGAATTTGTTGCAGCGAATATTTGGTGACCTCTCCCCGATGCGTATGGCCTTGTTGCTGGGGGTTCCGATTTTTGTGCTCCTATTGGGTATCAGTTTTTGGGCCGCTCGCACCGCAGGCAGGCCCAAGTTGACGCCTGCGGAAAAACTGTACCAGCGCTTTTGCCAGCGTATGGCCCGCAACGGGATCAGGCGGCGTTCTGGTGAGACGGCAGGTAATTACGCTCGCCGAATTGCCGAGGAGAGAGTGGAGTTGGCGAATTATGCAGGGGCCGTGACAGAGGCGTTTGAAGCGGTGAGCTACGGTGGCGATGCTCGCGCATTGAAAAAACTGCGGCAGCTATCAAGCTGGTATTTCTGGTTGCGGCACTCGGCAAATATGACGCCGCACAAGCGTGAGTTGGCAGGTTATTAA
- a CDS encoding MFS transporter, with translation MQRFLLGYSGTSLATGLQVILLPWIALTIVDLPALQLGWIQASVLLPNLVFLLFGGALADRRDPALVSALACLGLALCHTALLLYFTFHVLNLSTLMVYGICLGVCSAFLQPARDNLVQRSARNRKGQATERGVQKTVTWMMLAQYGGQAVGMLLASRFDQWGLQLLLGVQIAVVLVASLLLFSLRQPQERQKAPQKRPHTLILDGLSQAWKHPVLRELTALMAFNGFVHIGVFLVVLPLLAEDYGRGAGYYATLQLAFIAGTVIATVTMLRRGQGQEPGRGILMCLLYSAALLIAISLGPTKFGLILLCLCWGAVAAASAGLGRGIVQLLAPADYRSRIISIYQFALFGSAALGALAAGVLSEVAAPLTTLLWAGILSLLAFALVALSGALRQVKISDSEV, from the coding sequence TTGCAAAGGTTTCTGTTGGGCTATAGCGGCACCTCCCTGGCAACCGGGTTGCAGGTGATATTGCTGCCCTGGATTGCGCTGACGATCGTGGATCTTCCGGCCCTGCAATTGGGGTGGATTCAGGCATCAGTATTGCTGCCAAACCTGGTATTCCTGTTGTTTGGCGGTGCTTTGGCGGATAGGCGAGACCCGGCTCTGGTGTCGGCTCTGGCCTGCTTGGGCCTGGCGCTTTGCCATACCGCATTGTTGTTGTATTTCACCTTCCATGTCCTGAATTTATCCACCTTGATGGTTTACGGAATTTGCCTGGGGGTGTGCAGCGCTTTTTTACAGCCGGCACGGGACAACCTGGTGCAGCGCAGTGCCCGCAACCGCAAGGGGCAGGCCACTGAGCGAGGCGTGCAAAAAACCGTAACCTGGATGATGTTGGCGCAGTACGGCGGCCAGGCGGTGGGCATGCTGCTAGCGAGTCGATTTGACCAGTGGGGCTTGCAGCTCTTGCTGGGTGTACAGATTGCCGTTGTGCTAGTGGCTTCATTATTACTTTTTTCCTTGCGCCAGCCTCAAGAGCGTCAAAAGGCACCACAGAAGCGACCCCATACCCTGATTCTGGATGGTCTCAGTCAGGCATGGAAACATCCGGTATTGCGGGAGCTGACCGCATTGATGGCATTCAATGGCTTTGTGCATATCGGGGTTTTCCTGGTGGTCTTACCGCTGCTGGCTGAGGACTACGGTCGCGGTGCCGGTTACTACGCGACCCTGCAGCTGGCATTTATAGCGGGCACGGTGATCGCGACGGTGACTATGTTGAGACGGGGGCAGGGACAAGAGCCAGGGCGAGGAATTTTGATGTGCTTGCTTTACAGCGCAGCACTCTTGATTGCTATCAGCCTGGGGCCAACAAAGTTTGGCTTGATCCTGTTGTGTCTGTGTTGGGGGGCGGTTGCGGCAGCCTCTGCAGGGCTGGGGCGAGGCATTGTGCAATTGCTGGCGCCGGCGGATTATCGCAGTCGCATTATCTCCATTTATCAATTTGCCCTATTTGGCTCTGCGGCGCTGGGGGCCCTGGCTGCGGGTGTTTTGAGCGAGGTTGCAGCGCCTCTGACGACACTATTGTGGGCGGGAATCCTGAGTTTATTGGCATTCGCACTGGTTGCCCTGAGTGGGGCTCTAAGGCAGGTTAAAATTTCCGATAGCGAGGTATAG
- the arsC gene encoding arsenate reductase (glutaredoxin) (This arsenate reductase requires both glutathione and glutaredoxin to convert arsenate to arsenite, after which the efflux transporter formed by ArsA and ArsB can extrude the arsenite from the cell, providing resistance.), with amino-acid sequence MWTIYHNPRCSKSRQTLQLLQDNGIEPEVVLYLQTPPSAEDIQQLLHKLDIDARQLLRTGEEPYKQLNLKDKDLAESQLIDAMAQNPILIQRPIVIKGDKAVIGRPPENVLGLI; translated from the coding sequence ATGTGGACGATTTACCACAACCCCCGCTGCTCAAAATCCCGCCAAACCCTACAGCTATTGCAGGATAACGGTATTGAACCGGAGGTGGTTCTCTATCTACAAACTCCACCGTCTGCCGAGGATATTCAGCAGTTGCTGCACAAACTGGATATTGATGCACGACAGTTGTTGCGCACTGGTGAAGAACCCTACAAGCAGTTAAACCTGAAAGACAAAGATCTGGCCGAATCCCAGTTAATTGACGCAATGGCTCAAAACCCTATTTTGATCCAACGCCCGATCGTTATAAAAGGCGACAAAGCAGTGATAGGACGACCCCCTGAAAATGTACTGGGGCTGATCTGA
- the sppA gene encoding signal peptide peptidase SppA, which yields MTDSSNEKGLFRSFFGAIGGSITWLRRVFTNLVFLLILVFLGIAIFGKDEQLVVPQGAALRVAPSGFLVDELSQPSGLPIFFGGSQGPAEIRVKDLVDSIDKAAQDKRISALVLELDNMVGGSLSKLDEIGAALQRFKAADKPIYAVGDNYTQAQYFLASHADKVYLNPMGSVMLTGFGVYRNYYKSALEKLKVNFHVFRVGDYKDFIEPYTRDDMSPASRENNQRWLHELWSEYTEQVTGLRNLPTESIDLFIDELPQKLQQHEGDWARTALANKLVDQLANRNLAVRELRKTIGEDENDERSYKAIDALTYLRSQKLSEVAAKKEPNKIALITASGSIVDGRAPAGRIGSESLGELIAQARKKEVDALVLRIDSGGGSAFASEAIRQELLATREADIPVVISMGSLAASGGYWIATGGDRIWASPATLTGSIGVFGAFPTFEDSLEALGIYTDGVGTSDLAGSMRLDRALPEAAASILQQGVDNTYARFLRIVAESRGSTPKEVHKIAQGQVWTGRAAKNLGLVDDLGNLNDAIADAAQLAEIEEYDVIEIQRELTPGERFLRALSDNVDARIAASLEANLPLGAWLNSLQPVLAPIGELQSFRDPRGLYVRCLPCLAP from the coding sequence TTGACTGATTCATCCAATGAGAAAGGACTGTTCCGCAGCTTTTTTGGTGCCATTGGCGGCTCAATTACCTGGCTGAGGCGAGTGTTTACCAACCTGGTGTTCCTGTTAATACTGGTATTCCTGGGTATCGCAATTTTTGGCAAGGACGAACAGCTGGTAGTCCCACAGGGCGCGGCCCTTCGAGTGGCTCCGAGTGGATTTCTGGTAGATGAGCTCAGCCAGCCCAGCGGATTACCGATTTTCTTCGGTGGCTCCCAGGGGCCAGCGGAAATCAGGGTTAAGGATCTTGTCGACTCTATCGACAAAGCCGCACAAGACAAACGCATTTCCGCACTGGTGCTGGAACTCGACAATATGGTCGGCGGCAGTCTCAGTAAGCTCGACGAGATTGGCGCAGCCCTGCAGCGCTTCAAGGCTGCCGACAAGCCCATTTATGCGGTGGGTGATAACTACACCCAGGCGCAATATTTCCTCGCCAGCCACGCCGACAAGGTGTACCTGAATCCAATGGGTTCCGTGATGCTCACCGGCTTTGGCGTCTATCGAAATTACTATAAAAGCGCCCTTGAAAAGCTCAAAGTTAATTTCCACGTGTTCCGCGTTGGCGACTACAAGGATTTTATCGAACCCTATACTCGCGACGACATGTCTCCGGCTTCCCGTGAGAATAACCAGCGCTGGCTGCATGAACTCTGGAGTGAGTACACCGAACAGGTGACCGGCCTTCGCAACCTGCCAACTGAAAGCATCGATCTATTTATCGACGAGTTACCCCAGAAACTGCAGCAGCATGAGGGCGACTGGGCACGTACTGCTCTGGCCAATAAACTGGTCGACCAACTCGCCAACCGCAACTTGGCAGTTCGAGAGCTACGCAAAACCATCGGTGAAGATGAGAACGATGAACGCAGTTATAAGGCCATCGATGCCCTCACCTATTTACGCAGCCAAAAGCTCAGCGAAGTCGCCGCCAAAAAAGAACCCAATAAGATTGCCTTAATCACGGCAAGCGGTTCTATTGTCGATGGCCGAGCCCCCGCCGGCAGAATCGGCAGCGAAAGCCTGGGAGAACTAATCGCACAGGCGCGCAAAAAAGAAGTTGATGCACTGGTTCTGCGCATTGACAGTGGCGGCGGCTCCGCCTTCGCGTCAGAAGCAATTCGACAAGAGTTACTCGCCACCCGCGAAGCCGATATCCCTGTCGTTATCTCCATGGGCAGTCTGGCCGCATCTGGAGGCTACTGGATTGCTACCGGCGGCGATCGAATCTGGGCCTCTCCCGCAACCCTGACAGGCTCCATTGGCGTATTTGGTGCCTTCCCGACCTTTGAGGATTCCCTTGAGGCACTGGGTATTTATACCGATGGTGTGGGCACTTCAGACCTGGCCGGCAGCATGCGGTTGGATCGTGCCCTACCCGAGGCAGCCGCCAGTATCCTGCAACAGGGAGTGGATAATACCTACGCCAGGTTCCTGAGAATTGTGGCCGAGTCCCGTGGCAGCACTCCCAAGGAAGTGCACAAAATTGCCCAGGGCCAGGTCTGGACCGGGCGCGCGGCCAAAAACCTGGGGCTGGTAGACGATCTGGGCAATCTCAACGACGCCATTGCCGACGCCGCACAGCTTGCTGAGATCGAAGAATACGATGTAATAGAGATCCAGCGCGAGCTGACTCCCGGCGAAAGATTCCTGCGCGCCCTGAGCGATAATGTGGATGCACGTATCGCCGCCAGCCTTGAGGCAAACCTGCCACTCGGCGCCTGGTTAAACAGCTTACAACCGGTTTTGGCACCAATCGGCGAACTGCAGAGCTTCCGCGACCCGCGCGGACTCTACGTGCGCTGCTTGCCCTGCCTAGCCCCCTAA
- a CDS encoding AAA family ATPase, translated as MQKIVSAIVSDIGSVLLGKERQVKLALACLLSKGHLLIEDLPGMGKTTLAHALAQVLGLTYKRVQFTSDMLPADILGVSIFDRESSQFHFHEGPVFSQVLLADEINRSSPKTQSALLEAMEERQVSVDGETRTLPQPFFVIATQNPMQQSGTFALPESQLDRFLMRISLGYPTREAERALFMGADPRQQLAKIKPRIDIATLGKMQSLVGQVKTSDSLLDYLERLVLQTRQSPDCAVGLSPRGALALLRAAKAWALIHNRGHVLPEDIQAVLPAVAGHRLQSDGSNGEQLVERLLRQVDVIAA; from the coding sequence GTGCAAAAAATAGTTTCCGCCATAGTGTCTGATATCGGCAGCGTTTTATTGGGTAAAGAGCGCCAGGTGAAGTTGGCGTTGGCCTGTTTGTTATCAAAAGGCCACCTGTTGATCGAAGACCTACCGGGTATGGGTAAGACCACCTTGGCCCATGCACTCGCACAGGTGCTGGGGCTAACTTATAAGCGGGTGCAGTTCACCAGTGATATGTTGCCGGCGGATATTCTTGGTGTTTCGATATTTGATCGGGAGTCCAGCCAATTTCACTTTCACGAGGGACCTGTGTTTAGCCAGGTGTTATTGGCGGATGAGATTAATCGCTCATCGCCAAAAACCCAGAGTGCGCTGTTAGAAGCTATGGAAGAGCGCCAGGTGAGTGTCGATGGCGAGACCCGCACACTGCCCCAGCCATTTTTTGTGATTGCCACGCAAAACCCGATGCAACAATCGGGCACCTTTGCATTGCCGGAATCCCAGCTGGATCGCTTCCTTATGCGTATCAGTCTTGGCTACCCCACCCGGGAGGCGGAGCGGGCTTTGTTTATGGGGGCCGATCCGAGACAGCAGCTGGCGAAAATAAAACCCAGAATTGATATTGCCACACTCGGAAAAATGCAAAGCCTGGTTGGACAGGTGAAAACTTCTGACAGTCTGCTGGATTACCTGGAGCGACTGGTTTTGCAAACCCGCCAGAGCCCGGATTGCGCAGTGGGTTTATCACCCCGAGGCGCTTTGGCCCTTTTGCGCGCAGCCAAAGCCTGGGCGTTGATTCACAATCGCGGCCATGTATTGCCTGAGGATATCCAGGCCGTGTTGCCGGCGGTGGCAGGTCATCGGCTACAGAGCGATGGCAGTAATGGTGAACAGTTGGTGGAGCGATTGTTGCGCCAAGTGGATGTGATCGCAGCTTGA
- a CDS encoding TlpA disulfide reductase family protein, with protein MDVSGKVLLVNYWAEWCKPCREEIPVLNQLAKGNDNVVVVGVNFDNLPVAEIQKQVEKLGITFPVLVAEPQGRWGQEKPEVLPSTFIIGTDGRWQKTLVGPQDRDDFITALNL; from the coding sequence TTGGATGTATCGGGCAAAGTTTTGCTGGTTAACTACTGGGCAGAGTGGTGTAAGCCCTGTCGAGAGGAGATCCCGGTCCTAAATCAACTGGCCAAGGGTAACGACAATGTCGTTGTTGTCGGGGTGAACTTCGACAATTTACCGGTTGCGGAAATACAAAAACAGGTGGAAAAGTTGGGCATTACTTTTCCCGTCCTAGTGGCCGAACCGCAAGGGCGCTGGGGGCAGGAGAAGCCGGAGGTGCTGCCTTCTACGTTCATTATTGGTACCGATGGACGCTGGCAAAAAACATTGGTTGGGCCGCAGGATAGAGACGACTTTATTACGGCTCTCAATTTATAG